One genomic window of Aptenodytes patagonicus chromosome 3, bAptPat1.pri.cur, whole genome shotgun sequence includes the following:
- the CCDC28A gene encoding coiled-coil domain-containing protein 28A isoform X2: protein MEERKIKRRSPKSSTSHPAQVTNSKKNSVPVSKSTAFSNPAPQPAVQKPKLKRVIKEKAKPPGGEAKGAQAAPIQHSFLTDVSDVQEMERGLLSLLNDFHSGKLQAFGNECSIEQMEHVRSMQEKLARLNLELYGELEELPEDKRKLASDSNLDRLLSDLEELNSSIQKLHLADAQDIPNSATG, encoded by the exons atggaagaaaggaaaatcaagaGGAGGAGCCCCAAATCATCTACCAGTCACCCTGCTCAGGTTACTAACTCCAAGAAAAACTCAGTGCCAGTCAGTAAAAGTACAGCCTTTTCAAATCCTGCACCGCAGCCTGCAGTACAAAAACCAAAGTTAAAACG tgtaataaaaGAGAAAGCCAAACCTCCAGGAGGCGAAGCAAAAGGGGCACAGGCAGCACCAATCCAGCATTCTTTTCTCACAGATGTATCAGATGTCCAGGAAATGGAAAGGGGACTTCTGAGTCTCCTGAATGACTTCCACTCTGGCAAACTTCAAGCATTTG GAAACGAATGTTCCATAGAGCAGATGGAGCATGTGCGGAGCATGCAGGAGAAACTTGCTCGCCTCAATCTGGAGCTCTACGGGGAGCTGGAAGAACTCCCTGAAGATAAAAGAAAACTAGCCAGTGACTCCAATCTGGATAGGCTGCTATCAGAT CTAGAAGAACTGAATTCATCTAT CCAAAAACTACATTTAGCAGATGCTCAAGATATTCCAAATAGTGCCACGGGCTGA
- the CCDC28A gene encoding coiled-coil domain-containing protein 28A isoform X1, giving the protein MEERKIKRRSPKSSTSHPAQVTNSKKNSVPVSKSTAFSNPAPQPAVQKPKLKRVIKEKAKPPGGEAKGAQAAPIQHSFLTDVSDVQEMERGLLSLLNDFHSGKLQAFGNECSIEQMEHVRSMQEKLARLNLELYGELEELPEDKRKLASDSNLDRLLSDVSTGEAEHVELCPQNSAQENNATGWAVIYS; this is encoded by the exons atggaagaaaggaaaatcaagaGGAGGAGCCCCAAATCATCTACCAGTCACCCTGCTCAGGTTACTAACTCCAAGAAAAACTCAGTGCCAGTCAGTAAAAGTACAGCCTTTTCAAATCCTGCACCGCAGCCTGCAGTACAAAAACCAAAGTTAAAACG tgtaataaaaGAGAAAGCCAAACCTCCAGGAGGCGAAGCAAAAGGGGCACAGGCAGCACCAATCCAGCATTCTTTTCTCACAGATGTATCAGATGTCCAGGAAATGGAAAGGGGACTTCTGAGTCTCCTGAATGACTTCCACTCTGGCAAACTTCAAGCATTTG GAAACGAATGTTCCATAGAGCAGATGGAGCATGTGCGGAGCATGCAGGAGAAACTTGCTCGCCTCAATCTGGAGCTCTACGGGGAGCTGGAAGAACTCCCTGAAGATAAAAGAAAACTAGCCAGTGACTCCAATCTGGATAGGCTGCTATCAGATGTAAGTACTGGGGAGGCAGAACACGTGGAACTTTGCCCACAGAACTCTGCTCAGGAAAACAACGCTACTGGGTGGGCAGTGATTTACAGTTGA